TATAATCCGAGGCGGCGCAGGAAGATGTATCGGCGCAATTAAAGCTTAGCCAGCCCAAACCGATTCCCGGCACTGCGTTGCCGTTCCAGGCAAAATTGCTAAACTCTCCCGTGGCTGAATTAAAAGAAACCCCATAGCTTGATCCCGAGTCGCTTGAATATTTTCTTAACTTCAGCCAGCCATCATCGCCCAAAGAAAGAATATAGGCCCAGCCGTTTAATTGGCCGGTCGCCGAATCGAAACTGGCGATTTTTCCGCCGCCGGTATTATACGGCGCGCCGGGCGGGTTGATAAAATTACAGGTGCCCGAGAGACAGTCGCTCGCCCCGGTGCAGGGACGGGTTTTATCAGTACTGCAGACTTTTATTCTTTCAAAAGCGGCCCAGCCTAGATTATTACTCCAGGCAAAACCGGAAACGTCGCCGTTTCCCGCGATATTAACGCCGTAGCTCGGTATGTTCGTGCCAATCGCCTGGCATCCGGCTGGCCGATTATCAGCCGATTCAATCGTCCCATTGCCGTCAGTATCACAATTTCTCGAATTAAAACTTACCCAGCCGAAATTCTCCGACCAGGCAAAACCGGTTATATTTTCGCTCGTTCCGGCCTGGGCAATTTTCGCGTGAGACTGGGATAGGTAATATAAAATCGCATCGCCCACGTCTATCCGTGACCCGCGGAAGAAAAATACGGCCGCCAAAGCAATTAGTAAAATTGAAAGTTTTTTTACTGTTCGGGCCATATTAATAAAAAAGTTTGAGATACCAATTTAGCATTTCACTCCCCCAAAATAAAGTTATTACCGAAGCGAACGAAAGAAAAACTCCCAAGGGGACTTCCGAGCCCCATTTTTTCCGGCCGGTCAGAATAAGTCCCAGCCCGGCGATTGATCCGATAAAATAGGCAAGCAGTATGGCCGCCAGGACGTTGGGCCAGCCTAAAGCCAAACCCATCAATAGTCCCAGCCGGATATCGCCTCCCCCAATCCATTTGCCCCGGGAAACCAAAAACTGGGCCAGAAAGAAGCTCCCTCCAATTATACCAGATAATAGAAGGTTCAGCCAGGAAACCCCAAGCGTTAAATTTAGTAAAAAAAGGATAAAACAGGCCGGAAGAGTAATAATATCCAGAATCAGATACCACCGCAGGTCATAGATGAAAATTATTATCATGACCGCGATAAAAAACCAATCCCGCAGAATCTCTAAAATAAATCTCGCATCGAAAGCCGAAAAAAAATCCAGCGCGCGATACCCTTCTCCCAGTCCGGCAAAGTCTCTTTGATAATTCAAATAAAAAGCCAAGGCAAAAAGAATTCCGGTTAATAGCTCGACTAAGGGGTACTGGAATGAAATCTTCTTTTTGCAATGCCGGCATTTTCCGCCTAATGCCAGAAAGCTTAGAACCGGAATATTGTCGTACCAGGCGATTTGCTTTTTGCACTTGGGGCAATAGGAGCGGTTTAAGAGCCCTTCGCCAGTATGCATCCGCCAAACCAGGCAGTTTAAAAACGAACCGATGATAAGGCCGAAAAAAAAAGCGAAAAATAACATAATTTATTGGCTTATTTTATTTAATGGCTCCCAATTCAGGCCGGGATAAAGGGCTCTTAAGTGCTTAAGGGACTTAATATATTCAT
The Patescibacteria group bacterium genome window above contains:
- a CDS encoding prepilin peptidase, giving the protein MLFFAFFFGLIIGSFLNCLVWRMHTGEGLLNRSYCPKCKKQIAWYDNIPVLSFLALGGKCRHCKKKISFQYPLVELLTGILFALAFYLNYQRDFAGLGEGYRALDFFSAFDARFILEILRDWFFIAVMIIIFIYDLRWYLILDIITLPACFILFLLNLTLGVSWLNLLLSGIIGGSFFLAQFLVSRGKWIGGGDIRLGLLMGLALGWPNVLAAILLAYFIGSIAGLGLILTGRKKWGSEVPLGVFLSFASVITLFWGSEMLNWYLKLFY